The Exiguobacterium aurantiacum DSM 6208 genome includes a window with the following:
- a CDS encoding Glu/Leu/Phe/Val family dehydrogenase: MITDQEKGHQKRKNILESTQEVIHEALEKLGYPEEMYELLKEPLRMLTVRIPVRMDDGSTKIFTGYRAQHNDAVGPTKGGIRFHPSVTEVEVKALSVWMSLKAGIVDLPYGGGKGGIVCDPREMSFREIERLSRGYVRAISQIVGPTKDIPAPDVFTNSQIMAWMMDEYSRIDEFNSPGFITGKPLVLGGSHGRETATAKGVAIMIREAALRRGIELKGARVVVQGFGNAGSFLSKFMYDAGAKVIAVSDAYGAIHDENGLDIPYLLDRRDSFGTISTLFKNTISNQEMLELDCDILVPAAIENQITETNADNVKASIVVEAANGPTTNEATRILTERGILLVPDVLASSGGVTVSYFEWVQNNQGYYWTEEEVEEKLEKVLVHSFNTVYNTSSARKVDMRLAAYMVGVRKMAEASRFRGWV; this comes from the coding sequence ATGATTACGGATCAAGAAAAAGGTCATCAAAAACGAAAAAACATCCTGGAATCGACACAAGAGGTCATTCACGAGGCGCTTGAGAAGCTCGGTTACCCAGAAGAGATGTATGAGCTCTTGAAAGAGCCGCTCCGGATGTTGACCGTTCGCATTCCGGTCCGCATGGACGACGGATCGACGAAAATCTTCACCGGATATCGGGCGCAACATAACGATGCCGTCGGTCCGACGAAAGGCGGGATTCGTTTCCACCCGAGCGTCACAGAAGTGGAAGTGAAGGCGCTATCGGTATGGATGAGCTTGAAGGCCGGGATCGTCGATCTTCCGTACGGCGGAGGGAAAGGCGGGATCGTCTGTGATCCGCGTGAGATGAGTTTCCGTGAAATCGAGCGCTTGAGTCGCGGATACGTGCGGGCCATCAGTCAAATCGTCGGCCCGACGAAAGACATTCCGGCACCGGACGTCTTCACGAACTCACAGATCATGGCGTGGATGATGGACGAGTATAGCCGAATCGATGAATTCAACTCGCCAGGTTTCATCACGGGTAAACCGCTCGTTCTCGGCGGTTCGCACGGGCGCGAGACGGCGACGGCCAAAGGGGTCGCCATCATGATTCGTGAAGCCGCTCTCCGTCGTGGGATCGAGTTGAAAGGGGCGCGCGTCGTCGTCCAAGGCTTCGGCAATGCCGGCAGTTTCTTGTCGAAGTTCATGTATGATGCGGGAGCCAAAGTCATTGCCGTCAGTGACGCCTATGGGGCGATTCACGATGAGAACGGTCTTGACATCCCATATCTCCTTGACCGTCGGGATTCGTTCGGGACGATCTCGACGTTGTTCAAAAATACGATCTCCAATCAAGAGATGCTCGAACTCGACTGTGACATTTTAGTTCCGGCCGCCATCGAGAATCAAATCACGGAGACGAACGCGGATAATGTGAAAGCGTCAATCGTCGTCGAGGCCGCGAACGGACCGACGACGAACGAAGCGACACGCATCTTGACGGAGCGTGGCATCCTCCTCGTGCCTGACGTGCTCGCCTCGAGCGGTGGCGTGACGGTCTCATACTTCGAATGGGTACAAAACAACCAAGGGTATTATTGGACGGAAGAGGAAGTGGAAGAAAAACTTGAAAAAGTGCTCGTCCACTCGTTCAATACTGTGTACAATACGTCTTCGGCCCGCAAAGTCGACATGCGTCTCGCCGCCTATATGGTCGGCGTCCGCAAGATGGCGGAAGCGTCTCGCTTCCGCGGCTGGGTCTGA
- a CDS encoding MerR family transcriptional regulator, with protein sequence MPKYSIKTVASLTGVNPTTIRAWERRYQFIVPSRTDSGHRLYSEQDVEKIKWVVEKQREGLTVSQAIQQLHQAPEPKPERLYDEELKDGLMDALLAFDERQAHDLINRAFNTFSFEKVTKDIIGPLLMDIGTRWENGTITIAHEHFATAFLRSRLSTLSLQMPMNPFLPRIVCVCAPEEMHEIGLLFVTLYLRQHGYDVIFLGSGIPKEDLSTALYDIEAKCLIFSCTLSEHIDGLESAIAYVKANHPDLVIGAGGYAVSQQASRFKDAFLGNSPEAWNEWLATI encoded by the coding sequence ATGCCGAAATACTCCATAAAGACGGTCGCATCACTAACGGGAGTGAATCCGACGACGATCCGGGCGTGGGAACGTCGCTATCAATTCATCGTCCCGAGCCGGACTGATTCGGGCCATCGTCTATATTCGGAACAAGACGTTGAAAAGATCAAATGGGTTGTCGAGAAGCAACGGGAAGGACTGACCGTGTCCCAAGCGATTCAGCAACTCCATCAGGCGCCTGAACCGAAGCCTGAGCGTCTCTATGATGAAGAATTGAAGGACGGCTTGATGGACGCTTTGCTCGCTTTCGATGAGCGCCAGGCGCATGATTTGATCAACCGTGCCTTCAACACGTTCAGTTTTGAAAAAGTGACGAAAGATATTATCGGACCTCTGCTCATGGACATCGGGACACGATGGGAGAACGGGACGATCACGATTGCGCATGAACATTTCGCGACAGCGTTTCTCCGGTCCCGTCTGTCGACGTTATCGTTGCAAATGCCGATGAATCCGTTTTTGCCGCGCATCGTCTGTGTGTGCGCCCCGGAAGAGATGCATGAGATCGGACTTTTGTTCGTCACGCTCTACTTGAGACAACACGGCTATGACGTGATCTTTCTTGGGTCGGGTATCCCGAAAGAAGACTTGAGTACGGCGCTTTACGATATCGAGGCGAAATGCCTGATCTTCTCGTGCACGCTGTCCGAGCATATCGACGGTCTCGAGTCGGCCATTGCATATGTGAAGGCGAATCACCCGGACCTTGTCATCGGCGCCGGCGGCTACGCCGTCAGTCAACAGGCGTCCCGGTTCAAAGATGCATTTCTCGGCAATTCACCTGAAGCGTGGAACGAGTGGCTCGCAACAATTTGA
- a CDS encoding D-alanine--D-alanine ligase codes for MKVAVLYGGVSGEREVSLTSGKGMIEALKERGHDVVAIDFHPERANELLSLEADVVLSALHGKYGEDGRVQSLLEMAQLPYTGSGVLASALAMDKARAKIIFAAAGIRVARDVLVESADEIDLKVAEWGGEFPCVVKPAQEGSSNGLTIAMDETMLRDGIAKAFECDTAVLVEQYIKGRELTVPVLGNRGNEYALPVIEIIPKNEFYDYESKYTEGGSVHVCPAELPEALTKEVQDAAVLAHRALGCAGYSRSDFLVSEDGLAYILETNTLPGMTPLSLFPDSARAVGISYGELLERFIELALEN; via the coding sequence ATGAAAGTCGCTGTGTTATATGGAGGAGTATCAGGAGAGCGTGAAGTGTCGCTCACGAGTGGGAAAGGCATGATCGAGGCGCTGAAAGAGCGTGGGCACGACGTCGTGGCCATCGATTTTCATCCTGAACGGGCGAACGAGTTGTTGTCGCTCGAGGCGGATGTCGTCTTGAGTGCGCTTCACGGAAAGTACGGCGAGGACGGCCGCGTCCAGTCGCTACTTGAGATGGCGCAACTTCCGTACACGGGTTCAGGCGTTTTGGCTTCAGCGCTCGCGATGGATAAAGCGCGGGCGAAAATTATCTTTGCGGCAGCGGGGATCCGCGTCGCGCGTGACGTGCTCGTCGAGAGTGCGGACGAGATCGATTTGAAAGTCGCGGAGTGGGGCGGCGAGTTCCCTTGTGTCGTCAAACCGGCGCAGGAAGGGTCGTCGAACGGATTGACGATCGCGATGGACGAGACGATGCTTCGCGACGGGATTGCGAAAGCGTTCGAGTGCGACACGGCCGTGTTGGTCGAACAGTATATTAAAGGGCGCGAGTTGACCGTGCCGGTGCTTGGCAATCGCGGCAACGAGTATGCTCTCCCGGTCATCGAGATCATCCCGAAAAATGAGTTTTACGACTATGAATCGAAGTATACGGAAGGTGGTTCGGTGCACGTCTGTCCGGCCGAACTTCCTGAGGCGTTGACGAAAGAAGTGCAAGACGCGGCCGTGCTCGCGCACCGTGCGCTCGGTTGTGCCGGCTATTCGCGTTCAGACTTCCTCGTTTCAGAAGACGGGCTCGCCTATATCCTCGAGACGAACACGCTCCCGGGCATGACGCCGCTCAGCCTGTTCCCGGACAGTGCCCGCGCGGTCGGCATCTCGTACGGGGAATTGCTCGAACGTTTCATCGAACTGGCGCTTGAAAACTAA
- a CDS encoding adaptor protein MecA, which translates to MRFEKQTKEHLRVYLTANELSLRGIAIDTIVGESGQELWRELLETAEAEYGFSPQGAVDLNVTMFPRDGIVIDVQKVGAIEPEADQEQVEIRLTIDVIHHLIYQFEDIEDVIDASVRLFPFMRDTMHGGALYHYEGRYYLHFAEVLPPRVEEPLAAILSEYGKTTTVSPYVMLEYGKTIQTEQAVKELYDTFA; encoded by the coding sequence TTGAGATTTGAAAAACAAACAAAAGAACATTTGAGAGTGTATTTGACTGCGAATGAGCTATCGCTTCGTGGCATCGCCATCGATACGATTGTCGGAGAGAGTGGGCAGGAGCTCTGGCGTGAACTGCTTGAGACGGCGGAGGCCGAGTACGGGTTTTCACCGCAAGGTGCCGTCGATTTGAACGTGACGATGTTCCCGCGTGACGGGATCGTCATCGATGTCCAAAAAGTGGGGGCGATCGAACCGGAAGCGGATCAAGAACAAGTCGAGATCCGGTTGACGATCGATGTGATCCATCATTTGATTTATCAGTTCGAAGACATCGAGGACGTCATCGATGCATCGGTCCGCTTGTTCCCTTTCATGCGCGACACGATGCATGGCGGGGCGCTCTATCATTACGAAGGACGCTACTATCTGCATTTCGCGGAAGTACTGCCTCCTCGTGTCGAAGAGCCTCTAGCTGCCATTCTCTCCGAATACGGGAAGACGACGACCGTCAGCCCGTACGTCATGCTCGAATACGGCAAGACGATTCAAACTGAACAAGCGGTGAAGGAGCTGTACGATACGTTCGCGTGA